The Kluyveromyces marxianus DMKU3-1042 DNA, complete genome, chromosome 7 DNA segment GGTGGTTGTTCTTTGCGTTCATCTGGCCCAGCGGTGGAGTAACCGGCTCGATCAAGGACTGGACAGAGTTTACCGACAGTTGGGGCTGGTGCTGGAAGTGCATCATGAAACAATGAATCCGAACTGCCAAGCTGATAAACGGATAAACTGATAAACGGACAAACTGCTATTTGCTGATAGTTGGGTATCTGTTGGAGAGAAATCAATCGTATATAAGTTGTTAGtattggtgttgttgataGATTATATCAGTGGGAGCGGGATAAAGAGTGCTAATGGATGATGTGGTGATGGTCTATTCCCTAGTGTGTGCGGATGCCAGGCCTCAAGGCAACAATAACGACAACAACCATGGTTGCGGTCGCCTTGTCTAGGCAGGGCCCAGGCAGAACCTCTGCCTAGCGCTGTCCCCCTGTACGAGAAAAAACCCGAGCCTAGCAATCCAATCCTCTGCCTAATTTCTGTCCGGGTACTGTCCGGAACActaaggaaagaagagaaaaaaaaaaaaaaaaaaagagactGGAAAACTGGCAGCTAGCAACCGGCAAACGACACACGTTCCAACGGCCACCAGGCCGCCTAACCGCGCCCAAACTTACACTGTTCAGTAGCCCTCAAATCGGGCTACGAAACAATACACTTTTGGACCCGTAAATCCACCATCTTCGAGGCCCAATCGCCTCCCAAATCAGATCAGTGGTTCGGGGGAGGGCCTCAGTAAAAAACCTGCCCATCACACCCCACCACACCACCAGTAACGAATCAGACCAGGGCCTGGATTGGCCCTGGACCAATATCCAAACTCTTCCCGTATCCCAATTGTCTATAAATACATACCTTCAGGTCGCTGTTCCACTCGTCTAATGGCAAAACTGAAACTGTAGATCCAAAAGAGCTGGCCTCTCTCTCTAGGGATTTCACGCTTTGTAAAAGGGTATAATAGCCGGGTGGATGATTCCGGTTTTGTTTCCGTCGAAGCGATCTAGTTCCTAATGGTTCCTGAGTGCACACTTCAGAGCGTTAGCTGTGTCTTCTTTTATAcgtttttcgttttccaACAGAACCAGGAATGTATCAGACTTAAGATACGGTTACAGCTTATACTCTTTTATATTGAGAGAAAGCGAAATCGGTGTGATATGGTAGGGTAGTACCCTGGGAAAGAGAAGAGCTAGGGTAACTGGGGGGGCCCAGGTGGGTAAAGGGCGTGTTGGGAGGGTGGAAGGTTGTGTTGGGGCGCTGGCTGGGGCCCTGAGCAGTGGTATTGCGAGGTGAAACGAACCCAGTTCTGAagattttatatatatatactgtACTATACCGTACTATACCATACTACTATTCttatactatactatactatacaaTTAGAAGTGTGTTTGTAGAGGGAGGGATCACATGGGGGAGGCCTAAAGGCCTCCCCATGTAATGATCTCGGGCCCAACCTACACCAAAAGCACCGCGTTGACACACCCGTCTCTGTCCGGCTCGTTCGTAATCTGCGCATACTTACCCCAAACAACCTTACCACCAGACGTCACCATCCCCAACTCAGACACGTTCACCTCGATGATCGTACCCTTCGTCAACACACCAAGTTGCGTGTACATAGGCGATTGagggttcttcttcaccgCAAGAATAGGCAAGAACACCGTCACCCCAAGCTCCGGGTGCGTCACGTTCGCCTTCTTCTGTCTCAACGCACTGGGCCTGATAATACGCTCCATCTTCACAGGTCTTCTCGTGAATCCCTCACCAACAAACGTGTGCTTCGTAATCATACGCTTCCACGCCTTCGACTTAGACTTACCGGTCTTCACAACCTTGAACATCTCCTCCTCGCTGATCCCTCTCACCTTAGGCAATGGAACAGAAAACTTGTCCGCCTTCTCCAACCGTTTCTGCTTGATCGAGCTCGAAATAGCCTTCGCAGTGTTGTTCTGCTCTCTGTCCAACAAATACGTAGGCAAAGCCTCTCCATTCTCGTCCAAAGGCTTCGACCCTCCTTTCACCTTGCTTTGCTCGTGCGCAcggatcttcttcttcatagCAACCTTCTCAGCGTAACGTTTCTTTGCAAACTGCTTACCCTTCCACCCAGTCAACTTCTGCGCACGCTCAGAAATCTTGTGCACCTCACGAGCCTCCCGCTTACGCTTACGCTCGTCATGGTCCAACCGTTTACCGTGTTGCTTGATGTGCTGTTCAATATACTCGTTTTGAGGCATTGTTAATCGTCTATAGCGCTTCTAGCTGTTCTACCTTGGCAATATACACTAATGCTCCAGATTCTCTACCAATCTACAACTGCAAATCCCTGCCAAAACGCCTCTAATCACAGCTTATCCGCCTCCAAAGTTGCTTGTTCCTGGCTACTTTCTTGTTAATtcaaagctcatcgcatcgctTTTTTCcatgaaggaaaaaaaaaaaaaaaaaaaatcttgaaaaaaagcaatgtgaaaaattttggctatgcgatgagcttggAATAGACATGGGAAGAGCAGGAGGAGCAAGAGAAACAAGATACAAGGTCGGTTACACTGGTGCTAGAGGGTTGTTAAGGAGCCGTTTAGGTGTGGATTTGataagagaagaaagtaaTCGAAATCAAGCGCAACTCAGCAGGTAAAACAGGATGTCTAGTGCGGAATTGAGTGCTGTGTTGAATACGATCAAAGAGTCTTTGAAGTCATGTGGAGAGAGTCTGGACAAGCTAGAGGAGGTTTACGAGGATGAGAGTGGTGAGTCGTGGAGGGGCGATAAGGTCTCGTTGCTTTCGTTGAAGAACGGGAGCATGCTTTCGTATTTGAGCTCGCTGATGGTTGTTTTGGGGGAGAAGTTGGGTAAAGATGGGGTTGCGAGTCGTGGGAGAGAGGAGGCTATTGAGCAGCGGGTGGTGCTTGAGCGTGGTGTGAAGCCGttggagaagaagctaGGGTACCAGTTGGACAAGTTGACGCGGGCGTACATGCGGATGGAGGCTGATTTGCAGGGGGGCCAAGTATCTAGTACGAGTGGGaaggagaaagagaaggaggcagcagaagaagaagaggactCCAGTGAGAGTGAAGACGAGACGCAGTTTAGGCCGAACGGGTCGGCCATGGTTACTGGCAAGACTTCTGGCAAGGCCAGTGGCAAGGCTAGTGCGGAGGCTAATGCGGCCTCTGCTGACGCAGAGGCCTCGGGCTCCATTTACAGACCACCAAAGATCAGCGCAGCCCTGCCCCCACAGCACCACTTCGAAGACAAATTCAATGCCCAGGAACACAAGGACAAGAGCAGCAGGTCGCGTATGCAGGCTATGGAGGAGTATCTCAAGGAGACTTCCGAACAGCCCGAATGGGAGGCCTCTATCGGTGCGAATATCGTGAACCATGGCCGTGGTGGTGTCAAGACCTCGAGAGATACAGAGCGCGAGCGCGATATCCAGCgtttcgaagaagaaaacttcaCTAGATTGAACCCTAACGGTTCCAAGGTCGACAAGAGGCTCAAGAAACAGCGCGAGATCAGTGCCAAGGTCAACATGATCGCCGGTGAGGACTTCAGTATATTCAACTCCAAGAGAAAGCTAGAAGAAAGCACCAGCAGAAGGGGGTCCAAGAAGTCCAGGAACGCCTGGGAAAGAGCCAAGCGCAAGTTGTAGGTGGTAGGTATATCTCTTTATCATGTAattgcatatatatatatatataagaacGGGTTAAAACTAGTTTATAAACTACAATCTCCCTTCCACACACTATCGTCGTGGATATAAAGACCCCAACGGGCCGATTCCCCCCATGAAGAACGAATacaccaagaagaaagtgtcCAGAAAGGACAGGAAGGCGTGCTTGATATGCCAGAACCCAACAGAAACCGTCTTGTTCAATGCCAGTGGGCCAGATTGGTTTTACACATGCGACTTGCACCTGGTAGATAACCCCCAGTTCGCCCAGCCCCTGTACCCAAAGGAGTACCACGACCTGCTAGCGGGTCTCAAGACCTTGAAGGACCGTATAGAGGCCTTGGAAAGGAAACAGGCCGGTGGTTGGGACCAGTGGATCGGGAAATGGCTGGATAAAGATGGGAAACAAAAGCCTAAAGAGGGAGACAAGGAGGCAGAAGGGGATAAAGAAGGGGATAAAGAACCGGAAAAAGAGGCTCCTAAGGACACTCTGCTGCAGCTCAAGAAACAGTACCAGGATTCCCTCGATAGAATCGCCcttttgaaacaaaagtcCAACACTTATACCCTATACGATTTGGTATACCAATCAAGAGTCGACCGGCTGCGCAAGCTCGCCCaattgaaggagaagaaacgCATCGAACAGCAATCATACACCAACACAGACCCTCAGCAACTGCTCCAGTCCGTCCAGTTCCCGGAAGTGCCCAAGGACATCGTCCAGAAGCCCTCTTCTTGAtctacatatatatatatacatatataagtaTGATCGTCACGTGCATATCACATGATATgtattaaaaaaaagaaatttcCAGTTTGAAAAGCTTCAAGACTTGGAAaaatgcgatgagatgcgatgagctaaaGGTTTACCACGCCAACACAGGTATTAAAGTGGGTATCTAGACCTTGTTTAGACCTTGTTTAGACGGTATTGTGTACCAGAATCATTGTCCCCACTGTCCCAGAATATAATAATGGCAAGAGTTAGAGGTAGAAAGGCGAttcagaagcagaaaaagGACGAGTTCCATCCTGAAGATGGTGGTGATGACTACAAGCATCAACAGCATCAACAGATGCCGGATGATGGCGAAAATGCCAATGACGGTGTGACTCCAAACACGTTTTTCGGTGTGCTAGACTCTAGCGAATTGGACTATTTCAAGAAGGCCGAGTCGACGTTGGCTATTGATGCGTTTGAAAACCCAGATGAGAAGTACCAGTTCATTAACAGTGTCATTGAGGAAAGCAAGGGCAAGGAGTTGAAGCTTGCTACTTCGCAGATCTGCTCGAAGCTTATGGAGCGTATCATTATGGAGAGTGACGAGACGCAGTTAAAAGGGATATTCAAGGCTTTGAACGGGTTTTATTTCAACATTGCGTGCCACAAGTACTCATCGCATGTGTTGGAGACGTTGCTAGTTAGAGGAGCAGCACAGGTGGAAAAGGAGTTGTTGACCCCAGATTTTGCAGACGGTAGTGGTGAAGGTGAGTATGAACAAGAGTTTGTTACGATGGAGTCgcttttcttgtttttgatcAACGAATTGCAACCGAACCTGAAGTTCATGGTCAACCACCAGTACGCATCGCATGTGCTTAGAGTGTTGATTCTAGTGCTTTCTTCCAAGACGTTGCCTAGCACTTGGGAAAACAGGTCGACACTACGTTCTAAGAAGTCCAAGATTGCGCGTAAGATGATTGAGATCAAGGACAACGATAATTACAATAGGGTGTTCAAGACGCCAGATTCGTTCAAAGTGTCGCTTCGTTCGATGTTGAGCGAGATCTATACTGGTTTCACCCATGGCGTGCCACAAGGTGCACAACATTTCTCGGAGGTGTCTATTGCTGATATCATGAAGTTCAGAGAAGTGTGTGTGGATAAGATCGGGTCGCCCGTGGTTCAGTTGATCATTCAGGTGGAAGGTATCTTTGACAGAGACAGATCGTTTTGGCATTTGGTGTTTTGTAACTCGGAGGAGAAGGACCCCAAGGAGGAGTCGTTCGTGGAATACTTGCTTTCCGATGCGGTTGGGTCCCATTTCTTACAGAATGTCCTTTCCAGTACCAGATTGAAATACGTGGAAAGATTGTACAGACTTTACATCAAGGACAGAATAGCCAAGTTGGCCAAGAGAGACACCACGGCTGCGTTTGTGCTACAGGCTTTGTTGAAAGTGATGAAGCCTAACGAAGTGAAGGAGATCATGACCGATTTGGTGCCCGACTTGAGCGTTTTGTTGAACTCCAACATGGACTTTGGTACAGAGATCATCGATGCCAGTATTCGTACTGACAACTACCTAAGAGAAGAGATTATAGAGcaacttttgaagaaatacTACCCTCGTGAATCCAGCGACAAGAACATCTTGGAATCGTGTCTACTCTTGAGTTCTTCCACTCTTGGTAACACTAGAGACGACTGGCCTACGGcggaagaaagaagacgGTCGTTATTCTTGGAGAAATTGATCGATTACGACGATTGTTTCTTGAACAGCACCATCGACAGTATGCTAAGTCTCCCCGCAGAAAGACTATTACAGATGCCATACCACGGTGTTTTCTCGCACGTTGTAGAACACGTCTTGCAAGTCAAGAGAGTAGAAATCATCAAGAGAAAGCTTCTTCTAAACGTTCTATGTACCGATATCGTGAACATGTCGTGCAACGCTTACGGTTCCCATATTGTGGATAAGCTATGGGTTTTCACCGCTAAGTTGGCCATGTACAAAGAACGTATTGCCACTGCATTGTGTGCTGAATCGGTAAAGGTCAAGAACAGTGTTTACGGTAGACAAGTGTGGAAGAACTGGTCGCTTGAACTTTTCGTTAGAAAGAGATACGACTGGAAGAGGATTGTCAAGGAACAAGAACTCGAACTATTCCCAGACGCAAAGCCACTTCAACCTAAGAACCCTAAGCGTCCTCGCGAGAACGCCAATGGTTCCGACCAACAACGTGCGCcattcaacaagaacaagttCCAAAAAAGGTGAGTGCATGAGTGAAAACAATACAATAAAACCTCCGGTTTGTTTTCGatacatatacacatatatatataagcttttaatatataatagCAAATAGTAATTTTATCTACCACGTATCCTTTGTCCGCCTATTGTTCAAACCGAGGTACCTGGCAACGGTATCAAAAATGGCATCCATCTCGACTTTGgaatatttcttcaattgctcTTCAGCCGTGTCGTCGTTAAACGTGGGGATAGTGACCTCCTCAGCATTCTGCAAACCCTTGGTAATTGCCTCGAGGTCTGAGAGTGGGAACGGCAAAACCCCATAAAACTCTGCTATCTTACACAAGTCCAAATCCTTAATGTCGATGAAATCCTGTACAGTCTTGGGGAAAGGAAGCTGGTAATCTTCTGGAAGCTCTCCGTCTGCGTTTGGAAGAGGTCCAATTAGGTCCTCGGGATTCCTCTTGTTGTTATTGGACACTCTACGGATAGATCTCTCTTCAAGGTAGTCTAGTTGTCCTTGTAGTTCTTCCACCAATTGCTCTAAATCGCTATTAGTAGCCAATTTACTGGTATCGAAATCCGGATCCAAGCCACCATTAGCCGCACCAGCAGTTGTCTGAGGCTTCTCAGGTTTCTTCTCTAGATCTAGGCTTCTGATATCGGCTTTTTGCTGGGCAATCTGCAACTCTATGATCGATTGGCCCGTCTTTGCTAGCATAGTGCTTTGCCTTTTAACAAGGCCCTGGAGCTCTAAAACCTGGTTTCTTAGCTTCGCAACTTCGTCACTCATTTCTGTATATATCGGTGCGATTGTGTGTTTGTATAATGGGGCTCTCCAGTAGCTCTCTGTGTCTCTATCTGTCCGTTTCCAACCTTTACTAGATGGGCAAAAGGGTTtgctgttcttctttctttatatattgACAAGAGACAGAATTAATTTGGTgatatatactatacttAGGACAAGAGACAGAATATAAAAAGAGGGATGGAAAGCGAGTGTGTaggtatgtatatattcgTGGTATCGCTATTCTGTGGGGGGAACAGTATTTTATAAAgttgtgttgttgttcttgttgttcttcttcttgttgttgcttAAATATACAGttgtttcttctctctctctatttAAAACCTTAGACTGTTTAGTCTGTCAGTGATGCTATTTACCGAGgacttcttttccttttctctctttcttctcatGGAGAGCTTACCCTTGCTGACTTCGTCAGCAGCTTCCTTGAGCTTTGCGATCTCCTGGTCCTTCTTGACCAATTTCCTGTTCCCGCTTCCGAGTTCGTAGTTATCTAGGAAATCGTCGAGCATCGACTCGAAATCTGAACGTTCCTTTAGCATGTCAAAGGTCTCgtgtttctcttcttcctctgctAGTTCCTCTTCGTAGTTCTCGTACCCTCCGATAATTTGGTCGTACCTGTCGTCCAACACAGTCATAGCTTCTGAACGTGGGATCGCACTCGAACTCATGGAAAAGCCAGACACATCTGACATGGCACCCTTCTTACGACGAGCCTTACGGGCCTGGCCACCGGTCTTGCTGCTGGAACGTGTTCCTGCGATACTGGGCAATTTTCCAACGACATCCTTGGTCTCTTGTTCCTCCTCCTCTAGGTCGTCCTCGTCGCTGAAATCGTTATCCGAGTCCCATGCgttcctttctttcttctgctgcagCTTGAACCTTCTAACGTCTGCGGAAACGTCGATATCTTGTAAATCCTCGAGCTTGCCAATGGTATCGAACTGGGCCATTTCTTGCTTGTAGTGGTCCTCTTCGTAGTTGTCGAGGTTTTCCATATCCCACTCGTCAAACTCGTCTTCAAACTCGTCCGCACCATCGGCCTTCCCGCTGCCCAACAACTCGGCGAAAATGTCGTCGGCGTCTTCATCCACTTCCTCGGGTATTTCCTCAGGTTTCGCCTTGATATCCACAACCACGTCCTCGTTCACGACGTACGCTTCGTCCTCCAATGCGATCAACACTTCTCTCAAGGCTGGGTTCATATCCGGCTTAAAACCAACCAATTCCTCTGGGATCTCCTGCATCTGGTCCAAGTACTCCTGTTTCGCGACACCTCTCACGAAGAGGGGCTCTGCGGGCTTGTTCTCGAGGTCCTGGTACGTGGGTTCCACGAACAACGATGCCGGgtccttcaacttctttggtttCTCATTGGCCTTTGATTTGGACTTCGTTTTGGCTGGAATGAACACCGAATGCGATGGATCGAGACCAATGGGCTTCAAATGCTGTGTGTAGTCGTACTTGGAGTCGTCGAAATTGATCCCGTATAGTGCTGCTTCACCTACGTGCTCGTTGATGGGGccgtttttcttttcttgcttGGCAGCTGGGGCAGCAGCTGGGGAAGCAGCAGCCGTGTCTACGAGTTTTGGAATGTCttcaaactcttcttgggcctgggcctgggcctTCGTCTTCTGGTCCTTTTTCAGGTTACGGTTCTCGACTGGGACAAGCACATGGTCACCTGCATCTGCGTCGTAGTAGCTGGGGTCATCGTGCGGTCTGTGGACCACTGCGAACTTGGTAGCGTTCTTCTTGCTGAACTTGGATCTTCCGGACATGTTGGGTGGGATGTTCCGGGGATATAGCAATGTATAGTGTATTAGATGGGAGGTGCCCTATGAGAGTCGTAGTGGTGGTTcttgtggtggtggtagtagtgGCACTTGTGGTGGTACTTGTACTTGTACTTGTACTTGTCCTATGTCAAGCTCATCGCCTGGgcagtttttttttttttttttttttttgatggaaaaaaaaaaagtggaaaaagaaacgaaacAATGtgggtcacgtgatgtCAGTGTTGCTTCCTAGAAACCTTACCCGGAGATGAATACAGACACATCACTATGGACAGATGAGTCGTCACTGACATCGTCACTGACATCGTCAGTCTCTCTCCAACATTGAGAATGTTCATTagagttgttttttttcatattgCAGGAATGATAATGTTGGCCTCTTGCAACATAGTGTTTGTCACCTTATGTTATTACTGTAATATTCGTTTGATATCTCTGCTGACTTTCATAATTCCATACTTTCATAATTCCATCAGTTGGTGGCTAATTAATCTCTTGTCACTAATTAATCTCTTGTCACTAATTAATCTCTAGTCGCTCATGTGCATAGGCACAGCCAAATGGCGATTAGTGAGGGGGGGAAGAGAATATATCACCAACCTTTGCCCATGTAGAACGGAACGGGCGATGGTAAAAACCATGTGCCTCCGGGTAAGGATTTGCTTTTCTGGCTCCTGTGACGCTCGTCAGTCATGGGATGGGGCAGGAGACCATCTAGGGAGTAGAATTGGTGTCATTTTATTCGAAAGTAGTATGTAATGGATGTTCTGCGTAGTTATTGCCTCATCTTTGGGTGTTAATTGGGTGTTAAGAGGGACTACCTCACCTTATCTTAGTTTTACTTCCTCCCCCAAAGCAATGGACGTCAATGCTGGTAGTAGTATACTCTGTCCAGGCTGGTTGTAGTATACTCTGTCAATGCTGGTTGTAGTATACTCTGTCCTGGTGGGAAATAGAAAGTGACAAGAAACTGACGCTACATAACTTAAAAAAAGCACTGCCTATATACTTCTCAGCCTGTTATACAGAATTTTATAGGGCAAGTGGCTGAAAGAGTGGTCCTAGTCTCCGAGTGGTCCTAGTCCCCGTACCAGGGGAGGCCCCACCTCCCAAAGTAATGATGGGTGCTACCTGAGGCACCGCCAGGCGTGCTTATAGACTTCAAGTTGAAGGAACAGTAGTATCCTATGTCCgggtaagaagaaggaaagaaataaaCGGGACATAAATAATTAATAGGGTAAAAAGATCTTCAGTTGGATCTGTGACATAAAGTACTCCAGAGGGAGACCTGAGACCTGGCACCACCTTCTCAGTGGAAGCGTGGTTGCAAGTACACACTATAAAATCAGTAATACCCAATACCCAATGGCAACACCAGACTCACCAGACTCGCCGTTAATTAAAGAAGGGTCGGAAAATTATCCCCAGCTCAGTCGATCGAAGCTCGGCAAAGAACTTGGTAGGAGCAGATTTTCCCATGCAAAGGCTGAACACCCCAGGGCATTAAAATGctttatatttttcttcgtcCTAATAATCGTTTGTATCGGTGCTTTTGTGCTTGATGTCCGTAACGGAAGAGGAGATTATTTGCTTATATACATACTTTTGAGTTCGGTTTGCATTACAGGGTGTCGTATTTGTGTGGATGTCATAATTCTAACCATTACAATACATGAGACTGATGATGCcctctttttcttaaaGTTAATCGCAGCAGGTTATTCGTGGGAAGAGGTAGGTCGAATTATGAATTCGTATCTGTTTCAGAAAGGACTTTGGTGGACAAACAGCTTCTTTTACGACGGTCAACACTGCTATAACATTTTTGTACGCTATTCCAAACGTTGTACTGACCCTGTCATACAGGTATTTATCGAGCAAGCGAAACACAAGCTGGCTGAAAGTGTGGCCCAACAGTGGGATAGAATTGGGCTTTCGGGAGTATAGATGTTAAACATGGGGACCTTATTTTTAGATAATagataatatataatatataatagaGACACCAGACACTAGATACCTCTTGGAATGGATTCGGACTCAAGTGACACCATATCTAGCACCCTAGACAAGAGGTttgtccgggtaataaaTAATCGGGACATAATGAAATAAGGTTAAAAGGTTTCCAGTTAGATCTGTATAATAGATTAAAGATTACTTCAGACTGATACTAAAGGAGACCTGAGACCTGGCACCTGGCACCTGGCACCACCATCTCTGTGGAAGCGTAGTTTCAAGTAAATACTGTCAAACCAGTAATACCCAATGGCAACACCAGACTCACCAGACTCACCAGACTCACCGTTAACGAAAGGAGAGTCAGACATTCATCCACATCTCAGTCGCTCAAAGCTCGGGAAAGACCTTGGTAGGAGCGGATTTTCCCATTTAAAGGCTGAACACCCCTGGTTATATGCCTGCTCGATAGGTTCAATCGTCCTAATACCCGTTTTTATCATTGCAACTGTGCAAGAAGTCCGTAACGGTGACAAAGAAAGTATATTGCCTCTTTTTTACGTATTTCTGTGTGTGACATGCTTTGGAGTGTTGCTTAGTTGTGTGCTTGCCATGCTTGAACCCATATCGATAAGT contains these protein-coding regions:
- the VFA1 gene encoding Vfa1p, whose product is MKNEYTKKKVSRKDRKACLICQNPTETVLFNASGPDWFYTCDLHLVDNPQFAQPLYPKEYHDLLAGLKTLKDRIEALERKQAGGWDQWIGKWLDKDGKQKPKEGDKEAEGDKEGDKEPEKEAPKDTLLQLKKQYQDSLDRIALLKQKSNTYTLYDLVYQSRVDRLRKLAQLKEKKRIEQQSYTNTDPQQLLQSVQFPEVPKDIVQKPSS
- the NOP9 gene encoding RNA-binding RNA processing protein NOP9, yielding MARVRGRKAIQKQKKDEFHPEDGGDDYKHQQHQQMPDDGENANDGVTPNTFFGVLDSSELDYFKKAESTLAIDAFENPDEKYQFINSVIEESKGKELKLATSQICSKLMERIIMESDETQLKGIFKALNGFYFNIACHKYSSHVLETLLVRGAAQVEKELLTPDFADGSGEGEYEQEFVTMESLFLFLINELQPNLKFMVNHQYASHVLRVLILVLSSKTLPSTWENRSTLRSKKSKIARKMIEIKDNDNYNRVFKTPDSFKVSLRSMLSEIYTGFTHGVPQGAQHFSEVSIADIMKFREVCVDKIGSPVVQLIIQVEGIFDRDRSFWHLVFCNSEEKDPKEESFVEYLLSDAVGSHFLQNVLSSTRLKYVERLYRLYIKDRIAKLAKRDTTAAFVLQALLKVMKPNEVKEIMTDLVPDLSVLLNSNMDFGTEIIDASIRTDNYLREEIIEQLLKKYYPRESSDKNILESCLLLSSSTLGNTRDDWPTAEERRRSLFLEKLIDYDDCFLNSTIDSMLSLPAERLLQMPYHGVFSHVVEHVLQVKRVEIIKRKLLLNVLCTDIVNMSCNAYGSHIVDKLWVFTAKLAMYKERIATALCAESVKVKNSVYGRQVWKNWSLELFVRKRYDWKRIVKEQELELFPDAKPLQPKNPKRPRENANGSDQQRAPFNKNKFQKR
- the LTV1 gene encoding ribosome biogenesis protein LTV1, which gives rise to MSGRSKFSKKNATKFAVVHRPHDDPSYYDADAGDHVLVPVENRNLKKDQKTKAQAQAQEEFEDIPKLVDTAAASPAAAPAAKQEKKNGPINEHVGEAALYGINFDDSKYDYTQHLKPIGLDPSHSVFIPAKTKSKSKANEKPKKLKDPASLFVEPTYQDLENKPAEPLFVRGVAKQEYLDQMQEIPEELVGFKPDMNPALREVLIALEDEAYVVNEDVVVDIKAKPEEIPEEVDEDADDIFAELLGSGKADGADEFEDEFDEWDMENLDNYEEDHYKQEMAQFDTIGKLEDLQDIDVSADVRRFKLQQKKERNAWDSDNDFSDEDDLEEEEQETKDVVGKLPSIAGTRSSSKTGGQARKARRKKGAMSDVSGFSMSSSAIPRSEAMTVLDDRYDQIIGGYENYEEELAEEEEKHETFDMLKERSDFESMLDDFLDNYELGSGNRKLVKKDQEIAKLKEAADEVSKGKLSMRRKREKEKKSSVNSITDRLNSLRF
- the NSA2 gene encoding rRNA-processing protein NSA2, which gives rise to MPQNEYIEQHIKQHGKRLDHDERKRKREAREVHKISERAQKLTGWKGKQFAKKRYAEKVAMKKKIRAHEQSKVKGGSKPLDENGEALPTYLLDREQNNTAKAISSSIKQKRLEKADKFSVPLPKVRGISEEEMFKVVKTGKSKSKAWKRMITKHTFVGEGFTRRPVKMERIIRPSALRQKKANVTHPELGVTVFLPILAVKKNPQSPMYTQLGVLTKGTIIEVNVSELGMVTSGGKVVWGKYAQITNEPDRDGCVNAVLLV
- the LCP5 gene encoding small subunit rRNA maturation protein LCP5, whose protein sequence is MLSYLSSLMVVLGEKLGKDGVASRGREEAIEQRVVLERGVKPLEKKLGYQLDKLTRAYMRMEADLQGGQVSSTSGKEKEKEAAEEEEDSSESEDETQFRPNGSAMVTGKTSGKASGKASAEANAASADAEASGSIYRPPKISAALPPQHHFEDKFNAQEHKDKSSRSRMQAMEEYLKETSEQPEWEASIGANIVNHGRGGVKTSRDTERERDIQRFEEENFTRLNPNGSKVDKRLKKQREISAKVNMIAGEDFSIFNSKRKLEESTSRRGSKKSRNAWERAKRKL
- the MRP8 gene encoding Mrp8p; amino-acid sequence: MSDEVAKLRNQVLELQGLVKRQSTMLAKTGQSIIELQIAQQKADIRSLDLEKKPEKPQTTAGAANGGLDPDFDTSKLATNSDLEQLVEELQGQLDYLEERSIRRVSNNNKRNPEDLIGPLPNADGELPEDYQLPFPKTVQDFIDIKDLDLCKIAEFYGVLPFPLSDLEAITKGLQNAEEVTIPTFNDDTAEEQLKKYSKVEMDAIFDTVARYLGLNNRRTKDTW